Proteins from one Patagioenas fasciata isolate bPatFas1 chromosome 6, bPatFas1.hap1, whole genome shotgun sequence genomic window:
- the NPHS2 gene encoding podocin encodes MRMDKRSRSNSRESHKRHRDSPGTQSKREKRESSREAGKRRGDTKQEKAKEIKSTTGTDGRVHTSTVVDVDDVISDEEMEAMALLDSEQQEEGVKSPGLGVCEWLLTILSFMFVIMTFPISVWFCMKVVREYERAIVFRLGRLLPGRARGPGLFFFLPCLDTYHKVDLRLKTLEIPFHQVVTKDMVTLEIDAVCYYRLENASLLLTTLTSISSAIQLLVQTTTKRLLAHRAFSELLLERKSISQEIKVALDAVTGCWGIKVERTEINNVQLPAEVRQSLAVEAEAQRQAKVRVIAAEGEKAASESLRMAAEILSSAPAAAQLRYLHALHSLTAEKPAAFILPLPLDAMNLVSSATHSPPAMSSLLTDTTKHPESPKDKKDSPML; translated from the exons ATGAGGATGGATAAGAGGTCTCGAAGCAATTCCAGGGAGTCTCATAAGAGACACAGAGACTCGCCAGGTACACAGAGCAAAcgggagaagagggagagcagCAGAGAAGCTGGCAAAAGAAGGGGCGACACAAAGCAGGAGAAAGCAAAGGAGATCAAGAGTACCACAGGGACTGATGGTAGGGTGCACACGTCCACGGTGGTGGATGTAGATGATGTGATATCTGATGAAGAGATGGAGGCGATGGCGTTGCTGGACAGCGAGCAGCAAGAGGAAG GTGTAAAGTCTCCAGGTCTGGGTGTCTGTGAGTGGCTTCTGACCATCTTATCTTTCATGTTCGTCATAATGACCTTCCCCATTTCTGTCTGGTTCTGCATGAAG GTAGTGCGGGAGTATGAGAGAGCCATCGTTTTCAGACTTGGGCGTCTTCTCCCTGGCAGAGCCAGAGGGCCTG gccttttctttttccttccctgtctGGACACATACCACAAGGTAGACCTACGCCTCAAAACCCTAGAGATCCCGTTCCATCAG GTGGTGACCAAAGACATGGTTACCTTGGAGATAGATGCTGTCTGCTACTACCGTTTGGAGAATGCCTCTCTTCTCCTCACCACCCTGACCAGCATCTCCAGCGCCATTCAGTTGCTGGTACAGACCACCACAAAGCGCCTCCTGGCACATCGAGCCTTCTCTGAACTTCTCTTGGAGAGAAAGAGCATCAGCCAGGAGATAAAG GTGGCTTTGGATGCGGTCACGGGCTGCTGGGGGATCAAAGTGGAGAGAACAGAAAT CAACAATGTGCAGCTGCCTGCTGAAGTCCGGCAGTCCCTGGCCGTGGAAGCAGAGGCCCAGAGACAAGCCAAAGTGCGG GTGATCGCTGCTGAGGGGGAAAAGGCAGCATCCGAGTCCCTGCGGATGGCAGCCGAGATCCTCTCCAGTGcccctgctgctgctcagctccgTTACCTCCACGCTCTGCACTCCCTCACTGCGGAGAAACCTGCTGCTTTCATCTTGCCCTTGCCTCTGGATGCCATGAACCTGGTCTCTTCAGCTACTCACAGTCCTCCGGCCATGAGCAGCCTCCTCACAGACACCACAAAGCACCCAGAAAGCCCAAAAGACAAGAAGGACTCACCCATGCTCTAA